The following coding sequences are from one Danio rerio strain Tuebingen ecotype United States chromosome 21, GRCz12tu, whole genome shotgun sequence window:
- the ndfip1l gene encoding NEDD4 family-interacting protein 1-like isoform X1 translates to MAEPSGRYQQLPCEEEPEAGPQVAADAPPPYSSIAADSAAFFDYKDDAAFPNPPSYNVATSLPSYDEAERTKTETSVPLVSGRHRERLDTLDDVTRCALEDDDFVARDDFEDADQLRIGNDGIFMLTFFMAFLFNWIGFFLSFCLTTSAAGRYGAISGFGLSLIKWILIVRFSTYFPGYFDGQYWLWWVFLVLGFLLFLRGFINYAKIRKMADSFSTLPRTRVLFIY, encoded by the exons ATGGCAGAGCCGAGCGGGAGATATCAGCAG CTTCCCTGTGAGGAGGAGCCAGAGGCGGGACCTCAGGTGGCCGCTGATGCTCCGCCCCCTTACAGCAGTATTGCAGCTGACAGTGCAG CATTTTTTGACTACAAAGATGATGCAGCATTTCCCAACCCTCCGTCCTATAACGTAGCCACCTCTCTTCCATCATATGACGAGGCTGAGAGAACCAAAACAGAGACTTCTGTCCCACTGGTGTCAGGCCGC CACAGGGAACGTCTGGACACGCTTGATGACGTAACTCGCTGTGCACTGGAG GATGATGATTTTGTGGCCAGAGATGACTTTGAGGACGCTGACCAGCTGCGAATAGGCAACGACGGCATTTTCATGTTGACATTTTTCA TGGCATTCCTCTTCAACTGGATTGGCTTCTTCCTGTCGTTCTGCCTTACAACCTCAGCGGCCGGACGCTATGGCGCCATTTCCGGCTTCGGTCTTTCACTCATCAAATGGATCCTCATTGTGCGG TTTTCTACTTATTTTCCTGGTTACTTTGATGGACAGTACTGGTTGTGGTGGGTGTTTCTGGTGCTTG GTTTCCTGCTCTTCCTCAGAGGGTTTATTAACTACGCCAAGATTCGCAAAATGGCAGACTCCTTTTCTACTCTTCCCCGGACCAGAGTCCTCTTCATCTATTAA
- the ndfip1l gene encoding NEDD4 family-interacting protein 1-like has protein sequence MAEPSGRYQQLPCEEEPEAGPQVAADAPPPYSSIAADSAAFFDYKDDAAFPNPPSYNVATSLPSYDEAERTKTETSVPLVSGRDDDFVARDDFEDADQLRIGNDGIFMLTFFMAFLFNWIGFFLSFCLTTSAAGRYGAISGFGLSLIKWILIVRFSTYFPGYFDGQYWLWWVFLVLGFLLFLRGFINYAKIRKMADSFSTLPRTRVLFIY, from the exons ATGGCAGAGCCGAGCGGGAGATATCAGCAG CTTCCCTGTGAGGAGGAGCCAGAGGCGGGACCTCAGGTGGCCGCTGATGCTCCGCCCCCTTACAGCAGTATTGCAGCTGACAGTGCAG CATTTTTTGACTACAAAGATGATGCAGCATTTCCCAACCCTCCGTCCTATAACGTAGCCACCTCTCTTCCATCATATGACGAGGCTGAGAGAACCAAAACAGAGACTTCTGTCCCACTGGTGTCAGGCCGC GATGATGATTTTGTGGCCAGAGATGACTTTGAGGACGCTGACCAGCTGCGAATAGGCAACGACGGCATTTTCATGTTGACATTTTTCA TGGCATTCCTCTTCAACTGGATTGGCTTCTTCCTGTCGTTCTGCCTTACAACCTCAGCGGCCGGACGCTATGGCGCCATTTCCGGCTTCGGTCTTTCACTCATCAAATGGATCCTCATTGTGCGG TTTTCTACTTATTTTCCTGGTTACTTTGATGGACAGTACTGGTTGTGGTGGGTGTTTCTGGTGCTTG GTTTCCTGCTCTTCCTCAGAGGGTTTATTAACTACGCCAAGATTCGCAAAATGGCAGACTCCTTTTCTACTCTTCCCCGGACCAGAGTCCTCTTCATCTATTAA